One Coffea arabica cultivar ET-39 chromosome 5c, Coffea Arabica ET-39 HiFi, whole genome shotgun sequence DNA window includes the following coding sequences:
- the LOC140007257 gene encoding uncharacterized protein: MPWIEEANEKIKLVWQRIRTAQGRQKSYADNRRKDLEFAVGDQIVLKITHLKASLMSRKGKKLQPRFIGLYKIIQRVGNVAYKLELPPSLSRIHNVFHTSMLKKYHPDPSHILQRKSIEIDETLTYEEKPVKLLVRKVKELRNKRIPLVKVLWRNHGIKEATWEVEEAIRGKYPGPIRKSR; this comes from the coding sequence atgccttggattgaggaggctaatgaaaagaTAAAGTTGGTATGGCAAAGGATTCGGACCGCACAAGGTCGTCAgaagagttatgcagataaccgaaggaaggatttAGAATTTGCGGTTGGAGATCAAATCGTTCTTAAGATTACACATCTGAAAGCAAGTTTAATGtctagaaaaggaaagaaattacaaCCGAGATTCATAGGGCtgtacaagattatccaacgtgTAGGAAATGTggcctataagttggaattgccaccaAGTTTGTCTCGGATTCACAACGTTTTCCACacgtccatgcttaagaaatatcacccagaCCCTTCTCATATTTTGCAACGGAAaagtattgaaattgatgagacACTGACCTACGAGGAAAAACCAGTAAAGCTTTTGGTTCGtaaggtgaaagaattgagaaacAAGCGGATTCCATTGGTGAAAGTTCTTTGGAGGAATCATGGAATAAAGGAAGCAACCTGGGAAGTCGAAGAAGCAATTCGAGGAAAGTATCCAGGTCCTATTCGCAAATCAAGGTAA